The window ATGCGCGAAAGCAGCGGCGTGACGTCCCCGGCATTGCCCAGCACATTGCGCGCCGTGCAGGGCTCGTGCACGGCCACCGTCTCCGCTAGCGGTGCCAGCTCGATTGCCTCCCAGCCTTCGGCGTGGACGAGGAACGACACCACATCCAGCGCCCGGCGGGCGAAGGCGGCGCCCGCCTCCCCATGGCGGCCGTATTCCACCAGACTCGCCCCGCAGCCGGAGGCGGCGAACAAAACCGGCCACTCCGCGGCTTCCTGCGCGAGGGGGGAAAACCCGCCGAAGGCGGCGATGTTCCGCTGCGCCAATTCCGCCGCCCGTGCCGGATCGCCCCCATGCTGATGCATCGCCCCGCAACAGCCCTGCCCCCGCGGCACCCGCACCGCATAGCCGAGCCGGGTGAGGACGAAAATCGAAGCGCGCAGCGTTTCTGCATCCGCGAACTGCCCCACGCAGCCGAGGAAGAGCGACACCGTGCCCCGCCCCTTCCCCCACGCCGGGTAATGCTCACGAAACCGCACCCTGGCGCTCAACCCCAGCAAGAAGGGGGAAGCAAAGAGCGCCGGCAGCAGCCGGGCCACGCCCGTAACCCCCCGCCCCCTTTCCGCGGCGAGCGCCCGCGCCTGGTCGATGAGGTCCCCATAGGCCACCCCCGCGGGACACACCGCCTCGCAGGCCCGGCAGGCCAGGCAACGGTCGAGATGGAGGAGGAGCGACGGCTCCTCCACCGTCAGCCTCCCTTCTGCGACAGCCCGCATCAACATCACCCGCCCCCGCGGCGAATCCGCCTCCGATTCCAACAGACGATAGGTGGGACAATGGGGCACACAAAGCCCGCAGGCGACGCAGCGGTTGGCTTGTTGTTGGAGGGATGCGGCGTTCACCGTGACGGCGCCAGGCGGGATGGGAAGCAGCGAGGGTTGACGCCGGGAGCCGCGGCAGGCGCAAGCCGCGTCTGACTCAAACCCAAGGGTTTCAGAAATTCCTCCAGGAGCACTTCGCCCGCATGTACGTTTCCCACGACCGACCTCCCCCAGATTCCCATCACCTACTTCATTTCGCAACGTAGGCTGCGGCGTAGTCGGTGCCCTCGCGCCGGTCGATGAGCGTAAGCGCGTAGTGGCAGTAATCCGGGGCGTCGGCCACGAGGTCGAGCAACAGGGCGAGTTTCGCCAGCCGCGGCGTGGCAAGATCGTCCCATCGTTCGAGCCGGGGAAGAAACAGGGCATCTGCCCACAAGGCCTGGGTGCGCGTGCCGGCCGGGCGGCCCGAGTCGGCAAAGGCCCGCAGCGGCCGGCTCGCAATGCCGTCGAAGGCGAACAACTGAAATCCCTTGTCCCGCAGGTAGCGCTCCACCTCCGCGAACAGCGGCTGGTCCCGATAGAGCGGGAGGAATTCGACTTCGGTCCAGATGAGCAGCGCATCCTCCAGCAACGCCCCTGCACCGACGAAGACGTCGAGTTCTGCGCCCTGTACGTCGATCTTGAGCATGTCCATGCCGGTCATGCCAGGCACGTCTTTGAGCGCGACAGTCTGCACCGGATGGCTGGCCACGGGCCGCACCACTTCGGCCAGACCCTGAAAGCGTTGCAGCAGGTCCACGTTCGGCGCATAGAGCGATCCGGTCATGAACCAGTTGGTTTCATGAAAGGTCGCCGGCCCGCCCCGTCCCACGAAATGGGGCAGGAAACGAAACGCCTCCTGATCTTTGTAAAGCTCGCCCAGTTGGAGGCAGGCATCATGATCGGGTTCGAATCCCGTGACCCGGGCCAACGACAGAAGCATCAAGGGCGCATAGGGTTCCGGGAGTTTGCCGTGGGAACTTGCTCCCACGTCGATGATCTCCACCCCTCCCGCGAGCGCCCGCACGGCATGGGGCACACGACCGAAAACCAGTTCCCGCCACAGCCGCGCATTGCGGGAAAGCGCGGGGTCGAAAACCACATGTGCGGGCGGGATGCTCGGTCGTGCCTTGCGGCGCAGCGCGAATAGCAGCGCCACGCGGTCCACGTACGGCGAATGCAGGGGATTGGCCAGGGCCGCGTCCAGCAAATCTTGATCGAGGGCGAAATAGGACGAAAAGCCCTGCCGGCGCAAAACGAATTCCTGCAGGCCGGCCGCGAGCCAGGCCGCAGCCGGCTCGGGGTCCCGCTCCCCGTATTCGGCCAAGGGCGGCAGAAACGGCCAGCCCGGCGCCGCCCCGGCAGCGAGCACCGAAAGGAGTTGCCGGCCCAGCTCCACCGCCGCCGAGCGCAAGCCGAAACCGGCCAAGGCAAAAAGCCGCAGCCACCACACCGCGCCGTCCGAAGCCGGGGCACCGGAGAGCTGCGCCGTCGCCTCGAGAGCGAAGGCCAGCGCCCCAACGCGCTCTGCCGCCGGCAGCTTCTCATCCGAGGCGGCGAGACAGGCCTCCAATGCCAGCCAGTGCAGCGCGGGCACCGCCGCCGCACGGGCCCGCCAATCGGCGCCCCACCGGCGTGCCCAAGGCTTTTGGCTGAGTCGATCGAGCACCGTGGCAGGCTGCGGGGTGCGACGGCCCCAACCTTCGAATGCCCCCTGGATCGCGTCGCCTTCGGCGAGCAGGTTCCTCTCGGCAAGCCGCCGCGCCGTATCCGGTTTGACAGCGAAGAGATTGAGCAGGAATCCATCCGCGCCGACCTCGTCGAAGGGAATGAGGGCTTGCGCGCCAGGGACCAGCCGGTAGATGCCATAACCCAGGCGCCTGAAGTCATCGATCAAGCCTTCGTTGACCTGGCCACCATGTTTCAGCTCGAACATGACGAGGGGGCTTTGGCTGGTGAAGAAATCGTGCCCACCGGCAAGGACCGCGCGCTCTTCCCCTTCCACATCCAGTTTGACGAAATCGATGGGCACGCCCGGGGCCTCGCGGGCGAGGAAGCCGTCCAGGGTGAGGAGGTGCACCCGTTCGCTCGTTTCCCCCTGACCGGTAAGACTGGAGAGCTCGGTATTGAGGCCGGTGGCGATGACGGCCTCTCTTTCCGTATCCGAGAGACCAACCGGCACCCAGCGCACGCGGTCCTGGAAGCCATTTTCCGCAATGGCCCGCGCCAGCATTTCCCCGGCGCCGCGGGTCGGCTCGAAAGCCCACACCCGGTGCGCCCCCGCGGCGGCCAGAGACAAGGCATACACGCCGTGGTTCGCGCCCACATCGAGGGCAACGGTGTCTGGCGTGGCGGGGCGCCGCACGAAGGCGATTTCATCCTCGAACCAGTCCTCCTGCTCCAGCAGGACATAGGTCGTCATCTGCTCGAGGGTTGGGCGTACGCACAGCTTCACGCCCGTTTCGAGTTCCACCACCCAGTGTCCCGACGCCACGTTGGCCTCCATCTGCAAAAGGCGGACATGATAGCATTCCGGTTTTTTGGACTGCCATGGATATCCCAAGCCTGCTTCGCCTCGCCGCGGAACACGTCCACGCCCAGCACTATGCGGAAGCCGAAGGGCTCTACCGCCAGGTGCTCGCGCTGCGGCCGGACGAGCCCAACGCCCTCTACGGCCTGGGGGTGGTGGCCATGGCTGCGCGGGCCTATGACGATGCGGCGCGGCTGATCGGCGCCGCCGTGAAAAAGCAGCCCAAGGCCGGCCTGTGGTACCAGACCCTGGGCGATGCGCTGCGTCAGGCCGGGCGGCCGGATGAGGCGCGCGAAGCCTATGCCCGAGGGGCACGGCTTTTGCCCAATGAACCCCCGCTCTACAACAATCTGGGGGCCGCCTGCCAGGAGACGGGCCGCCTGGAAGAGGCCCTGCGGGCCTTCCGCCGGGCAG is drawn from Burkholderiales bacterium and contains these coding sequences:
- a CDS encoding FkbM family methyltransferase, which gives rise to MASGHWVVELETGVKLCVRPTLEQMTTYVLLEQEDWFEDEIAFVRRPATPDTVALDVGANHGVYALSLAAAGAHRVWAFEPTRGAGEMLARAIAENGFQDRVRWVPVGLSDTEREAVIATGLNTELSSLTGQGETSERVHLLTLDGFLAREAPGVPIDFVKLDVEGEERAVLAGGHDFFTSQSPLVMFELKHGGQVNEGLIDDFRRLGYGIYRLVPGAQALIPFDEVGADGFLLNLFAVKPDTARRLAERNLLAEGDAIQGAFEGWGRRTPQPATVLDRLSQKPWARRWGADWRARAAAVPALHWLALEACLAASDEKLPAAERVGALAFALEATAQLSGAPASDGAVWWLRLFALAGFGLRSAAVELGRQLLSVLAAGAAPGWPFLPPLAEYGERDPEPAAAWLAAGLQEFVLRRQGFSSYFALDQDLLDAALANPLHSPYVDRVALLFALRRKARPSIPPAHVVFDPALSRNARLWRELVFGRVPHAVRALAGGVEIIDVGASSHGKLPEPYAPLMLLSLARVTGFEPDHDACLQLGELYKDQEAFRFLPHFVGRGGPATFHETNWFMTGSLYAPNVDLLQRFQGLAEVVRPVASHPVQTVALKDVPGMTGMDMLKIDVQGAELDVFVGAGALLEDALLIWTEVEFLPLYRDQPLFAEVERYLRDKGFQLFAFDGIASRPLRAFADSGRPAGTRTQALWADALFLPRLERWDDLATPRLAKLALLLDLVADAPDYCHYALTLIDRREGTDYAAAYVAK
- a CDS encoding 4Fe-4S dicluster domain-containing protein, whose translation is MNAASLQQQANRCVACGLCVPHCPTYRLLESEADSPRGRVMLMRAVAEGRLTVEEPSLLLHLDRCLACRACEAVCPAGVAYGDLIDQARALAAERGRGVTGVARLLPALFASPFLLGLSARVRFREHYPAWGKGRGTVSLFLGCVGQFADAETLRASIFVLTRLGYAVRVPRGQGCCGAMHQHGGDPARAAELAQRNIAAFGGFSPLAQEAAEWPVLFAASGCGASLVEYGRHGEAGAAFARRALDVVSFLVHAEGWEAIELAPLAETVAVHEPCTARNVLGNAGDVTPLLSRIPGLRLAALPGNDQCCGAAGLYFLRQPEIARRLRAAKMPATLDFPRLVVTTNHGCRLWLQRGLRQAKGRAEVLHPVVLLARQMGFRGKC